Proteins from a single region of Nomia melanderi isolate GNS246 chromosome 9, iyNomMela1, whole genome shotgun sequence:
- the Sf3a1 gene encoding splicing factor 3A subunit 1 isoform X2 produces the protein MYIVDKTASFVARNGPEFESRIRQNELGNPKFNFLNFGDPYHAYYQHKVKEFKEGKGQEPTVGQGLGKVVNLAAHQKQQEILKQVEQPFVPKDPPTEFEFIADPPSISALDLDIVKLTAQFVARNGRQFLTNLMNREQRNFQFDFLRPQHSLFQYFTKLLEQYTKVLIPPKDLLPRLRDEAANMDKILEQVKYRAEWLKYQEAQRRKEEEELERERVAYAQIDWHDFVVVETVDYQQFEVGNFPAPTTPDEVGARVLMQERIEEGEDVEMQIDSEGEDEMQNRTEGEKDRAKDNNQVQDMEEDSSDEDDVSPPGDTHKSKESKPRDSNNMQPPPLPPTPGNVVVKKGYDPKQHASKTARPVAPDEYLISPITGERIPASKVQEHMRIGLLDPRWVEQRDKHLDKLAQETVFAPGTAIEASLKQLAERRTDIFGVGDEETAIGKKIGEEDKKKDDKVTWDGHTSSVEAATRAARANITLEDQIHQIHKVKGLLPDEEKEKIGPKPANRAAELSHMAAAASKPQATLKAPPKPPAPKPVPVPTQPPPPPTMSMPTMGIPQPMMPQAPMMMMAPMPPIRPPPLMTPAMSPFMPTPPPMQPPMASAMGLKHPTEPMEEEPQAKKLRTEDSLIPEQQFLARNKGPVHVNIAVPMMTEKAEWKLNGQTLNITLQVSDTVATMKALIHEQTGMPPGKQKLQYEGMFFKDSNTLAYYNLTSGNVINLLPKERGGRKK, from the exons ATGT ACATTGTTGACAAGACAGCGAGTTTTGTGGCCAGAAATGGACCGGAATTTGAATCAAGAATCAGACAAAATGAACTTGGAAATCCAAAGTTTAACTTCTTGAATTTTGGTGATCCATATCATGCATATTATCAACACAAAGTAAAAGAGTTTAAAGAAGGAAAAGGTCAGGAGCCAACTGTGGGCCAAGGACTTGGAAAAGTTGTTAATCTTGCAGCACATCAAAAACAGcaagaaattttaaaacaagTTGAACAACCGTTTGTTCCGAAAGATCCACCCAcagaatttgaatttattgcTGATCCACCTTCTATTTCAGCTTTAGATCT AGATATCGTAAAATTAACAGCACAATTTGTAGCTCGTAATGGTCGACAGTTTCTAACTAATTTAATGAATAGAGAACAAAGAAACTTTCAATTTGACTTTTTGCGACCACAACAttctttgtttcaatatttcacaaaactCTTAGAACAATATACGAAG GTGTTAATTCCACCTAAAGATCTGCTACCCCGTCTTCGAGATGAAGCAGCAAATATGGACAAAATATTAGAGCAAGTTAAATATCGTGCTGAGTGGTTAAAATATCAAGAAGCTCAGAGgcgtaaagaagaagaagaattagaACGGGAAAGAGTTGCTTATGCTCAAATTGATTGGCACGATTTTGTTGTAGTAGAAACTGTTGATTATCAACAGTTTGAAGTTGGGAATTTTCCAGCGCCGACAACTCCAGATGAAGTTGGTGCTCGAGTACTCATGCAG GAAAGAATAGAAGAAGGTGAAGATGTAGAAATGCAAATCGACAGTGAAGGAGAAGATGAGATGCAGAATCGTACAGAAGGAGAAAAAGATCGCGCGAAAGATAACAATCAA GTACAAGATATGGAAGAAGATTCAAGTGATGAAGATGATGTATCACCTCCAGGTGACACTCACAaatcaaaagaatcgaaaccacgCGATAGTAATAATATGCAGCCTCCACCATTACCTCCTACACCAGGAAATGTTGTAGTAAAGAAAGGTTATGATCCTAAACAGCATG CAAGTAAAACAGCGCGTCCTGTTGCTCCTGACGAATATCTTATATCACCAATTACTGGAGAACGTATACCAGCGAGTAAAGTTCAAGAACACATGCGTATTGGGCTGTTGGATCCACGCTGGGTGGAACAAAGAGATAAACACCTTGATAAGTTGGCACAAGAAACAGTATTTGCTCCAGGTACTGCGATTGAAGCCAGCTTGAAACAACTAGCCGAAAGACGTACGGATATTTTTGGTGTGGGCGATGAGGAAACTGCTATTGGTAAGAAGATTGGTGAAGAAGACAAAAAGAAAGATGACAAAGTTACATGGGATGGACACACATCGAGTGTCGAAGCAGCGACGAGAGCTGCTAGAGCAAATATCACTTTGGAAGATCAGATCCATCAAATACATAAAGTTAAAGGACTCCTTCCTGatgaggagaaagagaaaatcgGGCCGAAGCCCGCAAATCGTGCAGCAGAATTATCACATATGGCAGCAGCTGCTTCAAAACCTCAAGCTACGTTGAAGGCACCACCAAAACCACCAGCACCGAAACCGGTACCAGTTCCAACgcaaccaccaccaccgccaacCATGAGTATGCCTACTATGGGTATTCCTCAGCCAATGATGCCACAAGCAccgatgatgatgatggcgcCTATGCCTCCGATACGACCACCGCCACTAATga CACCCGCAATGTCACCATTTATGCCAACTCCACCACCTATGCAGCCGCCAATGGCATCTGCT ATGGGATTGAAACATCCTACTGAGCCTATGGAAGAAGAACCACAGGCCAAGAAATTAAGAACAGAAGATTCGTTAATACCTGAACAGCAATTCTTAGCTAGAAATAAG GGTCCTGTACATGTGAACATAGCAGTACCAATGATGACAGAAAAGGCAGAATGGAAGTTGAACGGACagacattaaatattactttgcaAGTGAGCGATACGGTAGCGACAATGAAAGCTCTTATACACGAGCAAACTGGTATGCCTCCTGGCAAACAAAAATTGCAGTATGAG GGAATGTTTTTCAAAGACAGTAATACCCttgcatattataatttaacatcTGGCAATGTAATCAATCTTCTACCGAAAGAGAGAGGTGGTAGGAAGAAGTAA
- the Sf3a1 gene encoding splicing factor 3A subunit 1 isoform X1: MPAQELAVIQPPATEGEENNAPSSQPIVGIIYPPPEVRNIVDKTASFVARNGPEFESRIRQNELGNPKFNFLNFGDPYHAYYQHKVKEFKEGKGQEPTVGQGLGKVVNLAAHQKQQEILKQVEQPFVPKDPPTEFEFIADPPSISALDLDIVKLTAQFVARNGRQFLTNLMNREQRNFQFDFLRPQHSLFQYFTKLLEQYTKVLIPPKDLLPRLRDEAANMDKILEQVKYRAEWLKYQEAQRRKEEEELERERVAYAQIDWHDFVVVETVDYQQFEVGNFPAPTTPDEVGARVLMQERIEEGEDVEMQIDSEGEDEMQNRTEGEKDRAKDNNQVQDMEEDSSDEDDVSPPGDTHKSKESKPRDSNNMQPPPLPPTPGNVVVKKGYDPKQHASKTARPVAPDEYLISPITGERIPASKVQEHMRIGLLDPRWVEQRDKHLDKLAQETVFAPGTAIEASLKQLAERRTDIFGVGDEETAIGKKIGEEDKKKDDKVTWDGHTSSVEAATRAARANITLEDQIHQIHKVKGLLPDEEKEKIGPKPANRAAELSHMAAAASKPQATLKAPPKPPAPKPVPVPTQPPPPPTMSMPTMGIPQPMMPQAPMMMMAPMPPIRPPPLMTPAMSPFMPTPPPMQPPMASAMGLKHPTEPMEEEPQAKKLRTEDSLIPEQQFLARNKGPVHVNIAVPMMTEKAEWKLNGQTLNITLQVSDTVATMKALIHEQTGMPPGKQKLQYEGMFFKDSNTLAYYNLTSGNVINLLPKERGGRKK, from the exons ATGCCTGCTCAAGAGCTTGCAGTTATACAGCCACCGGCTACCGAGGGCGAAGAAAATAATGCACCCTCATCACAGCCGATCGTAGGCATTATTTACCCTCCACCGGAGGTTAGAA ACATTGTTGACAAGACAGCGAGTTTTGTGGCCAGAAATGGACCGGAATTTGAATCAAGAATCAGACAAAATGAACTTGGAAATCCAAAGTTTAACTTCTTGAATTTTGGTGATCCATATCATGCATATTATCAACACAAAGTAAAAGAGTTTAAAGAAGGAAAAGGTCAGGAGCCAACTGTGGGCCAAGGACTTGGAAAAGTTGTTAATCTTGCAGCACATCAAAAACAGcaagaaattttaaaacaagTTGAACAACCGTTTGTTCCGAAAGATCCACCCAcagaatttgaatttattgcTGATCCACCTTCTATTTCAGCTTTAGATCT AGATATCGTAAAATTAACAGCACAATTTGTAGCTCGTAATGGTCGACAGTTTCTAACTAATTTAATGAATAGAGAACAAAGAAACTTTCAATTTGACTTTTTGCGACCACAACAttctttgtttcaatatttcacaaaactCTTAGAACAATATACGAAG GTGTTAATTCCACCTAAAGATCTGCTACCCCGTCTTCGAGATGAAGCAGCAAATATGGACAAAATATTAGAGCAAGTTAAATATCGTGCTGAGTGGTTAAAATATCAAGAAGCTCAGAGgcgtaaagaagaagaagaattagaACGGGAAAGAGTTGCTTATGCTCAAATTGATTGGCACGATTTTGTTGTAGTAGAAACTGTTGATTATCAACAGTTTGAAGTTGGGAATTTTCCAGCGCCGACAACTCCAGATGAAGTTGGTGCTCGAGTACTCATGCAG GAAAGAATAGAAGAAGGTGAAGATGTAGAAATGCAAATCGACAGTGAAGGAGAAGATGAGATGCAGAATCGTACAGAAGGAGAAAAAGATCGCGCGAAAGATAACAATCAA GTACAAGATATGGAAGAAGATTCAAGTGATGAAGATGATGTATCACCTCCAGGTGACACTCACAaatcaaaagaatcgaaaccacgCGATAGTAATAATATGCAGCCTCCACCATTACCTCCTACACCAGGAAATGTTGTAGTAAAGAAAGGTTATGATCCTAAACAGCATG CAAGTAAAACAGCGCGTCCTGTTGCTCCTGACGAATATCTTATATCACCAATTACTGGAGAACGTATACCAGCGAGTAAAGTTCAAGAACACATGCGTATTGGGCTGTTGGATCCACGCTGGGTGGAACAAAGAGATAAACACCTTGATAAGTTGGCACAAGAAACAGTATTTGCTCCAGGTACTGCGATTGAAGCCAGCTTGAAACAACTAGCCGAAAGACGTACGGATATTTTTGGTGTGGGCGATGAGGAAACTGCTATTGGTAAGAAGATTGGTGAAGAAGACAAAAAGAAAGATGACAAAGTTACATGGGATGGACACACATCGAGTGTCGAAGCAGCGACGAGAGCTGCTAGAGCAAATATCACTTTGGAAGATCAGATCCATCAAATACATAAAGTTAAAGGACTCCTTCCTGatgaggagaaagagaaaatcgGGCCGAAGCCCGCAAATCGTGCAGCAGAATTATCACATATGGCAGCAGCTGCTTCAAAACCTCAAGCTACGTTGAAGGCACCACCAAAACCACCAGCACCGAAACCGGTACCAGTTCCAACgcaaccaccaccaccgccaacCATGAGTATGCCTACTATGGGTATTCCTCAGCCAATGATGCCACAAGCAccgatgatgatgatggcgcCTATGCCTCCGATACGACCACCGCCACTAATga CACCCGCAATGTCACCATTTATGCCAACTCCACCACCTATGCAGCCGCCAATGGCATCTGCT ATGGGATTGAAACATCCTACTGAGCCTATGGAAGAAGAACCACAGGCCAAGAAATTAAGAACAGAAGATTCGTTAATACCTGAACAGCAATTCTTAGCTAGAAATAAG GGTCCTGTACATGTGAACATAGCAGTACCAATGATGACAGAAAAGGCAGAATGGAAGTTGAACGGACagacattaaatattactttgcaAGTGAGCGATACGGTAGCGACAATGAAAGCTCTTATACACGAGCAAACTGGTATGCCTCCTGGCAAACAAAAATTGCAGTATGAG GGAATGTTTTTCAAAGACAGTAATACCCttgcatattataatttaacatcTGGCAATGTAATCAATCTTCTACCGAAAGAGAGAGGTGGTAGGAAGAAGTAA